In Pseudomonas putida, a genomic segment contains:
- a CDS encoding recombinase-like helix-turn-helix domain-containing protein gives MSDTEVYLQPHQARKRPNTPFEDLLGDSIERAYGSGVSELSELLAHLDLAGPPCPLTSGEWTEDAFKTLMARLGE, from the coding sequence ATGAGCGACACCGAGGTTTACCTGCAACCCCATCAGGCGCGCAAACGCCCCAACACGCCGTTCGAGGACCTGCTCGGCGATTCCATCGAGCGCGCCTACGGCAGCGGCGTGAGCGAATTGAGCGAGCTGCTCGCCCACCTCGACCTGGCCGGCCCGCCCTGCCCGCTGACCAGCGGCGAGTGGACCGAAGACGCATTCAAAACCCTGATGGCACGGCTGGGCGAATGA